The Microbacterium horticulturae genome has a window encoding:
- the ppgK gene encoding polyphosphate--glucose phosphotransferase, which translates to MASGTTRAVGVDIGGTGIKGGIVDLETGTLLSDRIKVFTPKGARPDDVLTAVKEVLSTLKVEDSDDMPLGVAFPAIVKNGKTLSAANVSSDWIDFEAEKFFEDGLGRDIHFANDADVAGIAEVRYGAAKDKGGIVLLTTLGTGIGTALIHDGVLVPNTELGHLQRAGHDSDFEAYAAYSAMERDELSWKKWAKRLQKYYDHLEFLFSPDLFVVGGGVSKHADEFLPLLELRTPIVPAVHRNNSGIIGAAALAAD; encoded by the coding sequence ATGGCATCTGGAACGACACGCGCCGTCGGCGTGGACATCGGCGGCACGGGCATCAAGGGTGGCATCGTCGATCTCGAGACGGGCACGCTGCTCAGCGACAGGATCAAGGTCTTCACACCGAAGGGCGCCCGCCCCGACGACGTGCTGACCGCGGTGAAGGAGGTCCTGAGCACGTTGAAGGTCGAAGACTCCGACGACATGCCGCTCGGGGTCGCCTTCCCCGCGATCGTGAAGAACGGCAAGACCCTCTCGGCGGCGAACGTCTCCTCCGACTGGATCGACTTCGAGGCCGAGAAGTTCTTCGAAGACGGTCTGGGTCGCGACATCCACTTCGCCAACGACGCCGACGTGGCCGGTATCGCGGAGGTCCGTTACGGCGCGGCGAAGGACAAGGGCGGTATCGTCCTGCTCACGACGCTCGGCACCGGTATCGGGACCGCGCTGATCCACGACGGTGTCCTCGTGCCGAACACCGAGCTCGGCCATCTGCAGCGCGCCGGCCATGATTCGGACTTCGAGGCGTATGCCGCGTACTCGGCGATGGAGCGCGACGAGCTCAGCTGGAAGAAGTGGGCCAAGCGACTGCAGAAGTACTACGACCACCTCGAGTTCCTCTTCAGCCCCGACCTGTTCGTCGTCGGCGGCGGTGTATCCAAGCACGCCGACGAGTTCCTTCCGCTGCTCGAGTTGCGCACGCCCATCGTGCCGGCCGTGCACCGCAACAACTCCGGCATCATCGGGGCCGCCGCTCTGGCAGCGGACTGA
- a CDS encoding bifunctional 3'-5' exonuclease/DNA polymerase yields MTSAGAVVLGTSGEGLGFARLDAESVVVNRGAVAEDGLAAFVAGTDASRWIWSDTAHWYPRLLDAGVRVARCRDLRLCHAILRNSALVAEPDAVRAATVWDAASTAAETDAAAPPLFDLSGGAEAESVPHDVDAVVAEYRRQREAVRSAAEHGRLELLCAAESAGALVAAEMRAAGLPWDVAEHERILTEELGQRPGGGGAPRRMAELAGEVRMHLGDAQASLDAPARLLRSLHRIGVPAQSVSKWELVKYDHPVIVPLLEYRRLSRLLAANGWAWLDEWVHDGRFRPVYVPAGVVTGRWASSGGGALQIPRMLRRAVRADDGWAFVVADVAQLEPRVLAGMANDLALARAAHGRDLYAGIVDSGAVATRGEAKVAMLGAMYGATTGESGRLVPRLRRAYPRAMKLVDEAARTGERGGVVSTWLGRSSPEPSEEWVAVQRHAAGATGTAAEQARAQRSARDHGRFTRNFVVQGTAAEWALAWLGEVRSRLGALDAVPASQAALRSGPALAMRPHLAFFLHDELIVHTPRCHADAAAEIVREAAASAGRLLFGGFPIDFPLDLKIAGTAAKQ; encoded by the coding sequence GTGACCTCCGCCGGCGCGGTCGTGCTCGGCACGTCCGGCGAGGGGCTCGGCTTCGCGCGTCTGGATGCCGAGAGCGTCGTCGTCAATCGCGGCGCCGTCGCGGAAGACGGGCTCGCGGCCTTCGTCGCCGGCACCGACGCGTCGCGCTGGATCTGGTCGGACACCGCCCACTGGTACCCGCGGCTGCTCGATGCCGGGGTACGGGTGGCGCGCTGTCGTGACCTGCGACTGTGTCATGCGATCCTGCGCAACAGCGCGCTCGTGGCTGAGCCCGATGCCGTGCGCGCGGCGACGGTCTGGGATGCCGCGTCGACGGCGGCGGAGACGGATGCCGCGGCACCGCCCTTGTTCGACCTGTCGGGCGGGGCTGAGGCGGAGAGCGTGCCGCATGACGTCGATGCCGTGGTCGCCGAGTATCGGCGGCAGCGCGAGGCGGTCCGTTCGGCGGCGGAGCACGGGCGGCTCGAGCTGCTGTGCGCCGCCGAGTCGGCGGGGGCGCTCGTCGCCGCGGAGATGCGCGCGGCGGGACTGCCCTGGGACGTGGCGGAACACGAGCGCATTCTCACCGAGGAACTCGGTCAGCGCCCCGGCGGCGGCGGAGCTCCGAGGCGCATGGCCGAGCTGGCGGGCGAAGTGCGAATGCATCTGGGAGACGCGCAGGCGAGCCTCGACGCGCCGGCGAGGCTGCTGCGCAGCCTTCACCGCATCGGCGTGCCCGCGCAGTCGGTGTCGAAGTGGGAGCTGGTGAAGTACGACCACCCCGTCATCGTGCCGCTGCTGGAGTACCGGCGCCTCAGTCGCCTGCTCGCCGCGAACGGATGGGCCTGGCTCGACGAGTGGGTGCACGACGGCCGCTTCCGTCCGGTGTACGTTCCTGCCGGCGTCGTGACGGGGCGGTGGGCGTCGTCCGGAGGCGGCGCGCTCCAGATCCCGCGGATGCTGCGGCGTGCGGTCCGTGCCGACGACGGGTGGGCGTTCGTCGTGGCCGACGTCGCGCAGCTGGAGCCACGCGTGCTCGCCGGCATGGCGAACGACCTCGCGCTCGCCCGCGCGGCACACGGGCGAGATCTCTACGCCGGAATCGTGGACAGCGGCGCGGTGGCCACTCGGGGCGAGGCGAAGGTGGCGATGCTCGGTGCCATGTACGGCGCGACCACGGGGGAGAGCGGCCGTCTCGTGCCCCGGCTGCGTCGCGCCTATCCACGCGCCATGAAGCTCGTCGACGAAGCCGCGCGAACAGGGGAGCGCGGCGGCGTCGTCTCCACGTGGCTCGGGCGTTCTTCTCCGGAGCCATCGGAAGAATGGGTGGCCGTGCAACGGCATGCCGCGGGCGCGACCGGCACGGCCGCCGAACAAGCACGGGCACAGCGTTCGGCCCGCGATCATGGCAGGTTCACGCGCAATTTCGTCGTTCAGGGCACGGCGGCGGAGTGGGCGCTCGCCTGGCTGGGAGAGGTCCGATCACGCCTGGGGGCGCTCGATGCGGTTCCCGCGTCGCAGGCCGCGCTGCGGTCGGGCCCCGCGCTGGCGATGCGGCCCCACCTCGCCTTCTTTCTCCATGACGAACTGATCGTGCACACCCCGCGATGTCATGCGGATGCCGCAGCCGAGATCGTGCGTGAGGCGGCAGCATCCGCCGGCCGTCTTCTGTTCGGCGGCTTTCCGATCGACTTTCCGCTGGATCTGAAGATCGCGGGCACCGCTGCGAAGCAGTGA
- a CDS encoding SPOR domain-containing protein has translation MADGDDKYWYNLKTGQVERGMQAPAPDRAGPFDTAEEAARAPEIIRERSKQWDEEERREDSWGSGGDETGFEG, from the coding sequence ATGGCCGACGGCGACGACAAGTACTGGTACAACCTGAAGACCGGCCAGGTCGAGCGGGGAATGCAGGCGCCTGCGCCCGATCGTGCGGGCCCCTTCGACACCGCGGAGGAGGCGGCACGGGCACCGGAGATCATTCGGGAACGCTCCAAACAGTGGGACGAAGAAGAGCGCCGCGAAGACTCCTGGGGGTCGGGCGGCGACGAGACCGGGTTCGAAGGCTGA
- a CDS encoding bifunctional [glutamine synthetase] adenylyltransferase/[glutamine synthetase]-adenylyl-L-tyrosine phosphorylase has product MADRARGLTALARLGFTALAEADARLEELSDATGIARSQLTEGASVAADPDGAVDGMLRVARRDDGAVRAVLGDDARARSAWALFGASSGFADFYLRHPGELAQLPAAGASLPTADELRAQLLAAVRAEAGFAADGSEEAWVALRVRYRRMLASIAVHDLLADDPVAAVKGVAAALADAAGAALEASLAVARTRLCTTLSMFPRDEVSATSLAIIGMGKCGARELNYVSDVDVIFVGGRKDDSIAEGRAVDVATRLAVQTMSGISGIEAEPGLWEVDANLRPEGKQGALVRSLESHLSYYDRWAHSWEFQALLKARHIAGDAALGGRYVEAVRERVWSSAARENFVDSVQHMRERVTENIPPDEVPLQIKLGPGGIRDIEFTVQLLQLVHGLSDESVRVRGTLDALDALVAAGYIGRADTAVFDRDYRVLRVLEHRVQLRELRRTHLMPDRPEELRVLARSSRLAETGDAVWGLWERVKREVRDIHVRLFYRPLLSAVAALPEEERSLSPGQALDRLSAIGFTDPAGALRHIGALTTGISRKVVIQRHLMPVMLRWFADGVDPDYGLLAFRRISERLGDTPWFLRMLRDSSGAAESLTRVLSGSRYIGELMEWIPESVAWLDDDASLKPRSAAALAQEARAIHTRHTAVESAARAVRGLRRRELLRTAMSAVLGVLTLEELATSLTDITDATLRSLLEIVYRDVVPEADRSLEFAIIGVGRYGGAELGFGSDADVLFVQRAGAVDPERAQTLARAIVAGLREHSEDGRTPLELDADLRPEGRNGPVVRSLDAYREYYRRWSLSWEAQALLRARPVAGSPALLDDVMALADEVRYPEQVDDAGLREIRRIKARVESERLPQGAAPERHLKLGPGGLSDVEWLVQLLQLEHAAALPALRTTSTLGGLDAAVEAGLVPAVAAERLRDAWRLASRLRSAHTLLSGRTSDVLPADRRDLDGIGRLLEFPPRSATAVEEAWMRASRRARRVFEKLFYG; this is encoded by the coding sequence ATGGCAGACCGCGCGCGGGGACTGACCGCCCTCGCACGCCTCGGCTTCACCGCGCTGGCCGAGGCCGACGCGCGGCTGGAAGAGCTGTCGGACGCGACCGGCATCGCTCGCTCGCAGCTCACCGAGGGAGCAAGCGTCGCCGCGGACCCCGACGGGGCGGTGGACGGGATGCTGCGGGTGGCGCGTCGCGACGACGGCGCCGTCCGCGCGGTCTTGGGCGACGACGCCCGAGCGCGCAGCGCCTGGGCGCTGTTCGGCGCCTCGAGTGGCTTCGCGGACTTCTATCTGCGACATCCCGGCGAGCTCGCGCAACTGCCCGCGGCGGGTGCATCGCTGCCGACAGCCGATGAGCTGCGGGCGCAGCTGCTTGCGGCGGTGCGGGCCGAGGCCGGGTTCGCGGCCGACGGCTCTGAGGAGGCGTGGGTGGCGCTGCGGGTGCGGTATCGCCGGATGCTGGCATCCATCGCCGTCCATGACCTGCTGGCAGACGACCCCGTCGCCGCGGTGAAGGGGGTGGCTGCGGCCCTCGCCGATGCGGCCGGGGCGGCTCTGGAGGCCTCGCTGGCGGTGGCCCGCACGCGGCTGTGCACGACGCTGTCGATGTTCCCGCGTGACGAGGTGTCGGCCACGTCGCTCGCGATCATCGGCATGGGCAAATGCGGCGCGCGCGAACTGAACTACGTCAGCGACGTGGATGTGATCTTCGTGGGCGGCCGCAAGGACGACTCCATCGCGGAGGGACGGGCCGTGGACGTCGCCACCCGCTTGGCGGTGCAGACGATGTCGGGGATCTCGGGCATCGAGGCGGAGCCCGGGCTGTGGGAGGTGGATGCGAATCTGCGGCCCGAGGGCAAGCAGGGCGCGCTCGTGCGCAGCCTGGAGTCGCACCTGTCGTACTACGACCGCTGGGCCCACAGCTGGGAGTTCCAGGCGCTGCTGAAGGCGCGGCACATCGCGGGCGATGCCGCGCTCGGCGGGCGATATGTCGAGGCTGTGCGGGAACGGGTGTGGAGCAGCGCGGCGCGCGAGAACTTCGTCGACAGCGTCCAGCACATGCGGGAGCGTGTCACGGAGAACATCCCTCCCGACGAGGTTCCGCTGCAGATCAAGCTCGGTCCCGGCGGAATACGCGACATCGAGTTCACCGTCCAGCTGCTGCAGCTGGTGCACGGGCTGAGTGATGAATCCGTGCGCGTGCGGGGTACGCTCGACGCCCTCGATGCGCTCGTCGCCGCGGGATACATCGGCCGGGCCGACACCGCGGTGTTCGACCGCGACTACCGTGTGCTGCGAGTGCTCGAGCACCGTGTGCAGCTGCGCGAGCTGCGCCGCACGCACCTGATGCCGGACCGGCCGGAGGAGCTGCGCGTCCTGGCCCGATCGAGCCGGCTGGCTGAAACAGGCGATGCCGTGTGGGGCCTGTGGGAGCGCGTGAAGCGTGAGGTCCGCGACATCCACGTCCGCCTGTTCTACCGACCGCTGCTGTCGGCCGTTGCGGCACTTCCCGAGGAGGAGCGCTCGCTCTCGCCCGGGCAGGCTCTCGATCGGCTGTCGGCGATCGGCTTCACCGATCCCGCCGGAGCGCTCCGTCACATCGGCGCTCTGACCACCGGGATCAGCCGCAAGGTCGTCATCCAGCGCCACCTCATGCCGGTGATGCTGCGCTGGTTCGCCGACGGCGTGGATCCCGATTACGGCCTCCTCGCCTTCCGGCGGATCAGCGAGCGCCTGGGTGACACGCCCTGGTTCCTGCGCATGCTGCGCGATTCGTCGGGTGCGGCCGAGAGTCTCACCCGCGTGCTGTCGGGATCGCGGTACATCGGCGAGCTCATGGAATGGATCCCCGAGTCGGTGGCGTGGCTCGATGACGATGCGTCGCTGAAGCCGCGCAGTGCCGCCGCGCTCGCGCAGGAGGCGCGTGCCATCCACACCCGGCACACCGCGGTGGAGTCGGCGGCGCGGGCGGTGCGGGGGCTGCGGCGTCGCGAGCTGCTGCGTACAGCGATGTCCGCCGTGCTCGGGGTGCTGACGCTCGAAGAGCTGGCCACCTCGCTCACCGACATCACCGATGCGACCCTGCGGTCGCTGCTGGAGATCGTGTACCGGGATGTCGTCCCCGAGGCCGATCGTTCGCTGGAGTTCGCGATCATCGGCGTGGGTCGCTACGGCGGCGCGGAGCTGGGCTTCGGGTCGGACGCGGACGTGCTGTTCGTCCAGCGAGCGGGCGCCGTGGACCCGGAGCGTGCACAGACGCTGGCCCGCGCGATCGTCGCGGGTCTGCGCGAGCACTCCGAAGACGGCCGGACTCCGCTGGAGCTGGACGCGGACCTGCGGCCGGAGGGGCGCAACGGACCGGTGGTGCGATCGCTCGATGCCTACCGTGAGTACTACCGGCGCTGGTCACTCTCCTGGGAGGCCCAAGCGCTGCTGCGCGCACGACCGGTCGCGGGCTCGCCGGCCCTCCTCGATGACGTCATGGCTCTCGCCGATGAGGTGCGCTACCCCGAGCAGGTGGACGATGCGGGCCTGCGCGAGATCCGGCGCATCAAGGCACGCGTGGAGTCGGAGCGGCTGCCGCAGGGTGCCGCACCCGAGCGTCATCTCAAGCTGGGCCCCGGGGGACTCAGCGACGTCGAGTGGCTGGTGCAGCTGCTGCAGCTCGAGCATGCGGCGGCCTTGCCCGCGCTGCGCACGACGTCCACCCTGGGCGGCCTGGATGCCGCTGTCGAGGCCGGTCTCGTCCCGGCTGTGGCCGCAGAGCGACTGCGTGACGCGTGGCGCCTGGCAAGCCGCCTGCGCTCGGCGCACACGCTTCTGTCGGGCCGGACGAGCGACGTGCTGCCGGCCGACCGGCGCGACCTGGACGGGATCGGCCGGCTGCTGGAGTTCCCTCCGCGGTCGGCGACAGCCGTCGAGGAGGCTTGGATGCGTGCGTCGCGACGGGCGCGGCGCGTGTTCGAGAAGCTGTTCTACGGCTGA
- a CDS encoding cell wall protein, whose amino-acid sequence MFRKSMAAMAVAALLALGGAQAAFADDTDGVTNDHGYTPVTTDTASLVGSSAVGTCENGAPWITYNLKMSDPDKTATSHTATLTLQSGSHSQTIPLGTLNAHDELSGKVLWPGAKIVNGVPVLWPGWTTDDNGKLVPTSGNFAWTRGNVTAIIEVNPSLKLTLSYPPETSACANPPAAASVTDNAGILAVTGLSVPVIPIAIGGGIVLLAGAGLLLARRRRHS is encoded by the coding sequence ATGTTCCGCAAGTCTATGGCGGCCATGGCGGTGGCCGCGCTTCTCGCTCTGGGCGGCGCTCAGGCAGCGTTCGCCGACGACACCGACGGTGTCACAAACGACCACGGCTACACACCGGTCACCACCGACACGGCCTCACTCGTCGGCTCGTCGGCCGTGGGCACGTGTGAGAACGGTGCTCCGTGGATCACGTACAACCTCAAGATGTCGGATCCCGACAAGACCGCCACGAGTCACACCGCGACATTGACGCTGCAGAGCGGTTCGCACTCGCAGACGATCCCGCTCGGCACCCTGAACGCACACGATGAGCTGTCCGGAAAGGTCCTCTGGCCGGGCGCGAAGATTGTGAACGGCGTGCCGGTGCTGTGGCCGGGATGGACAACGGACGATAACGGCAAACTCGTGCCCACGAGTGGGAACTTCGCCTGGACGCGCGGCAACGTCACCGCGATCATCGAGGTCAACCCGTCGTTGAAGCTCACCCTGAGCTACCCTCCGGAGACATCGGCGTGCGCCAACCCGCCCGCCGCCGCATCGGTGACCGACAACGCGGGCATCCTCGCGGTCACCGGCTTGAGCGTGCCGGTCATCCCGATCGCCATCGGCGGCGGCATCGTCCTCCTCGCCGGGGCGGGGCTGCTGCTGGCACGTCGTCGCCGTCACAGCTGA
- a CDS encoding phage tail tape measure protein, translated as MADEEHVVKVTITAALKDYVAAMDEAARATEKVPTAGEKLLKTKQYLDLVGRTAVAAGGLIAVGLGVAVAKYAEFDQAMSGVAATGDDARKNIDALTQASIEAGARTVFSAKESANAVEELAKAGLSSADILDGGLNGALDLAAAGGMGVADAAAAAATTLGQFQLKGKDASHVADLLAAGSGKAMGDVSDLSQALAQSGTVANQFGISVDDTVGSLAAFANAGMLGSDAGTSFKTMLLKLANPTGEAADEMKKLGIQAYDAQGQFVGMQNLAGQLQTSLGTLSQEQRNAALSIIFGQDAIRAANVLYTEGADGIAEWNAKVNDSGYAAETAATRLDNLKGDIEQLGGAVDSAFIGMGKAADGPMRFFVQALTNVVDVFNELPGGGQQAVFWVGGVGAAALAAGGAALLGVPKLAAYRAAVAALGTTGTRVTRVLTALGKGAGLAGALAVGLPLLVELSNKLEGTEEKARGAIAANKDLAGSIADLNDGFKGFDSGASMSQAIESLVEVQGNGWSRFSALWDKSMQAAIDLKARLGDLDNTLGEMASSNLPAAKAQFQKWAESTDGSQRELLALLDSLPKFKEAMQQAAVQAGGFATDADLVTAAMDSSATATDGSSESATKAADAYLSAQDAADQLNDTMSQLIDEVMKANGVGQDAVSQNLAYKDALAQVEEHVKSSKKAWGDNTQAGRDNKAMLVDLAKKSQDAAAAQHDLDNDTEKYRKTLERGREALIENAIKMGASRSEAKKLADQIYDIPSESEWKMIADTAGAQAALDAFKRRYDNAVIHIRVQTDGITTASSSVSRMLATSRADGGIHSYADGGIPEAIYSGGAPLYKFAEPETGWEAFISGRQSARDRNIGIWQETGRRLGITTTGDGDGSNVRPIQVIHKGDNYSYDPKDIAKQQRYELQQAMHAAGIRY; from the coding sequence ATGGCCGATGAAGAACATGTCGTAAAGGTCACGATCACGGCGGCGCTGAAAGACTACGTCGCGGCGATGGACGAGGCCGCGCGGGCAACCGAGAAGGTGCCTACGGCCGGCGAGAAGCTGCTGAAGACGAAGCAGTATCTCGACCTGGTCGGCCGGACGGCTGTCGCTGCGGGCGGTCTGATCGCGGTCGGTCTGGGTGTCGCTGTCGCGAAGTACGCGGAGTTCGACCAGGCGATGTCTGGTGTCGCGGCGACCGGTGATGACGCGCGAAAGAACATCGATGCGCTCACGCAGGCGTCGATCGAGGCCGGCGCGCGCACGGTGTTCTCCGCGAAGGAGTCCGCGAACGCGGTCGAAGAACTCGCGAAGGCCGGCCTGTCTTCCGCAGACATCCTCGACGGCGGACTGAATGGCGCACTGGATCTCGCCGCAGCGGGCGGGATGGGTGTCGCGGATGCCGCGGCGGCCGCTGCGACCACGCTCGGCCAGTTCCAGTTGAAGGGCAAAGACGCCTCACACGTGGCCGACCTTCTCGCCGCCGGCTCTGGCAAGGCGATGGGCGACGTGTCCGATCTCTCACAGGCGCTCGCACAGTCGGGCACCGTCGCGAACCAGTTCGGGATCTCCGTCGACGACACCGTGGGAAGCCTGGCCGCGTTCGCAAACGCTGGCATGCTCGGTTCCGACGCTGGCACGTCGTTCAAGACCATGTTGCTGAAGCTCGCGAACCCGACCGGGGAAGCCGCTGACGAGATGAAGAAGCTCGGCATCCAGGCGTACGACGCGCAGGGCCAGTTCGTCGGCATGCAGAACCTCGCCGGCCAGCTTCAGACCTCTCTCGGCACCCTCTCGCAAGAGCAGCGCAACGCCGCACTGTCGATCATCTTCGGTCAGGACGCGATCCGGGCCGCGAATGTCCTCTACACCGAAGGCGCCGACGGCATCGCGGAGTGGAACGCGAAGGTCAACGACAGCGGATACGCGGCGGAGACTGCCGCGACCCGGCTCGACAACCTCAAAGGCGACATCGAGCAACTCGGCGGCGCCGTGGACTCGGCGTTCATCGGCATGGGTAAGGCAGCTGATGGGCCGATGCGGTTCTTCGTGCAGGCGCTGACGAATGTCGTTGACGTGTTCAACGAACTCCCAGGCGGCGGGCAGCAGGCCGTGTTCTGGGTGGGGGGTGTCGGTGCGGCTGCGCTCGCAGCCGGCGGCGCAGCGCTTCTCGGTGTACCGAAGCTCGCCGCATATCGGGCCGCGGTCGCAGCCCTTGGTACGACCGGGACACGCGTCACTCGCGTCCTGACGGCTCTGGGAAAGGGAGCCGGGCTCGCTGGCGCGCTCGCAGTCGGACTCCCGCTTCTCGTCGAGTTGTCGAACAAGCTCGAGGGCACCGAGGAGAAGGCCCGCGGTGCGATCGCAGCCAACAAGGATCTCGCCGGATCGATCGCGGACCTGAATGACGGCTTCAAGGGTTTCGACTCGGGCGCGTCTATGTCGCAGGCGATTGAGTCGCTCGTCGAGGTGCAGGGCAACGGGTGGAGCCGCTTCAGCGCACTGTGGGACAAGAGCATGCAGGCCGCGATCGACCTGAAGGCCCGGCTTGGTGATCTCGACAACACTCTGGGCGAAATGGCGAGTTCGAACCTCCCGGCCGCGAAGGCACAGTTCCAGAAGTGGGCCGAGTCAACGGACGGCTCGCAACGGGAACTTCTCGCGTTGCTCGATTCGCTCCCGAAATTCAAGGAGGCGATGCAGCAGGCAGCAGTACAGGCGGGTGGCTTCGCGACCGACGCGGACCTCGTCACCGCGGCCATGGATAGCTCAGCCACGGCAACGGACGGAAGCTCAGAATCAGCCACCAAGGCGGCGGATGCGTATCTGTCTGCTCAGGACGCGGCCGACCAGCTCAACGACACCATGAGTCAACTCATCGATGAGGTGATGAAGGCGAACGGTGTTGGTCAGGATGCGGTGTCGCAGAACCTCGCCTACAAGGATGCGCTCGCCCAAGTCGAAGAGCACGTCAAATCCAGCAAGAAGGCTTGGGGCGACAACACGCAGGCTGGCCGGGATAACAAAGCGATGCTTGTCGACCTCGCCAAGAAGTCGCAGGACGCCGCGGCTGCGCAGCACGATCTCGACAACGACACGGAGAAGTACCGGAAGACGCTTGAGCGGGGCCGAGAGGCACTGATCGAGAACGCGATCAAGATGGGCGCCTCCCGCTCGGAAGCGAAGAAGCTAGCCGATCAGATCTATGACATCCCCTCCGAGAGCGAGTGGAAGATGATCGCGGACACCGCCGGCGCCCAGGCCGCGCTGGACGCGTTCAAGCGCCGCTACGACAACGCGGTCATTCACATTCGCGTACAGACGGACGGCATCACGACCGCGTCGAGCAGCGTCAGCCGCATGCTCGCGACGTCACGCGCTGACGGCGGGATTCACTCCTACGCGGACGGAGGGATCCCAGAAGCGATCTACTCCGGCGGCGCGCCCCTATACAAGTTCGCGGAGCCGGAAACCGGGTGGGAAGCGTTCATCAGTGGGCGTCAGTCCGCGAGGGACCGGAATATCGGGATCTGGCAGGAGACGGGACGACGGCTCGGCATCACCACCACAGGAGACGGCGACGGCTCCAACGTGCGTCCGATCCAGGTCATCCACAAGGGCGACAACTACTCGTACGACCCGAAGGACATCGCCAAGCAGCAGCGCTACGAGTTGCAACAAGCGATGCACGCTGCGGGCATCAGATACTGA
- the glnA gene encoding type I glutamate--ammonia ligase has protein sequence MDKQRDFVLRTIEERGVKFVRLWFTDVVGTLKSVAIAPAEVEGAFTEGIGFDGSAIEGLTRSYESDLLANPDPTTFQILPWRGEIDPTARMFCDITTPDGQPAVADPRYVLKRTLAKAGDAGFTFYTHPEIEFYLLKSSRFGPDGPEPVDSAGYFDNVPGGTAHDFRRRSVRMLEDLGISVEYSHHEGGPGQNEIDLRYADALTTADNIQTFRTVVKEVAIEQGVYATFMPKPLSDQPGSGMHTHMSLFEGDVNAFYEAGAQYQLSRIGRHFIAGLLKHANEISAVTNQFVNSYKRLWGGDEAPSYVCWGHNNRSALVRVPMYKPNKGQSSRVEYRALDSAANPYLAYALMLAAGLKGIEEEYELPGEAEDNVWSLTPGERRALGFAPLPSSLEHALEYLEESELVAETLGEQMFNYVLLNKRREWEEYRSQVTPFELRRNLEML, from the coding sequence ATGGACAAGCAGCGTGACTTCGTGCTGCGCACGATCGAAGAGCGTGGCGTGAAGTTCGTCCGACTGTGGTTCACCGATGTGGTGGGCACACTGAAGTCGGTCGCCATCGCCCCCGCCGAAGTGGAGGGCGCGTTCACCGAGGGCATCGGCTTCGACGGCTCGGCGATCGAGGGACTGACACGGTCGTACGAGTCGGATCTGCTGGCCAACCCCGATCCGACCACGTTCCAGATCCTGCCGTGGCGCGGGGAGATCGACCCGACGGCACGGATGTTCTGCGACATCACGACGCCCGACGGTCAGCCGGCGGTCGCCGACCCGCGGTACGTGCTCAAGCGCACACTCGCCAAGGCCGGCGATGCGGGGTTCACGTTCTACACGCATCCCGAGATCGAGTTCTACCTTTTGAAGTCGAGCCGGTTCGGCCCCGACGGCCCTGAGCCCGTCGACTCGGCCGGCTACTTCGACAACGTCCCCGGCGGCACCGCCCACGACTTCCGGCGCCGTTCGGTGCGGATGCTGGAAGACCTCGGGATCTCGGTCGAGTACAGCCACCACGAGGGTGGACCGGGGCAGAACGAGATCGACCTGCGGTACGCCGATGCGTTGACGACGGCCGACAACATCCAGACCTTCCGCACTGTGGTCAAGGAAGTCGCCATCGAGCAGGGCGTCTACGCGACCTTCATGCCCAAGCCCCTCAGCGACCAGCCCGGCAGCGGCATGCACACGCACATGTCGCTCTTCGAGGGCGACGTCAACGCTTTCTATGAGGCGGGCGCCCAGTATCAGCTCTCGCGCATCGGCCGTCATTTCATCGCCGGGCTCTTGAAGCACGCGAACGAGATCTCGGCGGTGACGAACCAGTTCGTCAACTCGTACAAGCGCCTGTGGGGTGGCGACGAGGCGCCCAGTTACGTCTGCTGGGGCCACAACAACCGCTCCGCCCTCGTGCGCGTGCCGATGTACAAGCCGAACAAGGGGCAGTCCTCGCGCGTCGAGTACCGTGCACTCGACTCGGCAGCCAACCCCTACCTCGCCTACGCGCTCATGCTGGCCGCGGGGCTCAAGGGTATCGAGGAGGAATACGAGCTGCCGGGCGAGGCTGAAGACAACGTGTGGTCGCTCACACCGGGGGAGCGCCGTGCGCTCGGCTTCGCGCCGCTGCCTTCGAGCCTCGAGCACGCGCTCGAGTACCTCGAGGAGTCGGAGCTGGTCGCGGAGACTCTCGGCGAGCAGATGTTCAACTACGTGCTGCTGAACAAGCGGCGCGAGTGGGAGGAATACCGCTCGCAGGTCACGCCGTTCGAGCTGCGTCGTAACCTCGAGATGCTCTGA